In Caretta caretta isolate rCarCar2 chromosome 18, rCarCar1.hap1, whole genome shotgun sequence, a single genomic region encodes these proteins:
- the NBL1 gene encoding neuroblastoma suppressor of tumorigenicity 1: MMLRFLVAALFPAVILAAPPPINKLALFPDKSAWCEAKNITQIVGHSGCESKSIQNRACLGQCFSYSVPNTFPQSTESLVHCDSCMPAQSMWEIVTLECPGNAEIPRVDKLVEKILHCSCQACGKEPSHEGALFNVYLNAEENLPAEGPSPHHYAHHQQEAEEAPVSNHHREEGRGGEE; this comes from the exons ATGATGTTACGGTTCCTGGTGGCTGCCCTCTTCCCAGCTGTGATCCTGGCTGCGCCACCTCCCATTAACAAACTGGCCCTTTTCCCAGACAAGAGTGCGTGGTGTGAGGCGAAGAACATCACCCAGATCGTGGGGCACAGTGGCTGTGAGTCGAAGTCCATCCAGAACAG GGCCTGCTTGGGACAGTGCTTCAGCTACAGCGTCCCCAACACCTTCCCTCAGTCTACGGAGTCCCTGGTGCACTGTGATTCCTGCATGCCCGCGCAGTCCATGTGGGAAATC GTGACGCTGGAGTGCCCGGGCAACGCCGAGATCCCCAGAGTCGACAAGCTGGTGGAGAAGATCCTCCACTGCAGCTGCCAGGCCTGCGGGAAGGAGCCGAGCCACGAGGGGGCGCTGTTCAACGTCTACCTGAACGCAGAGGAGAACCTGCCCGCCGAGGGCCCCAGCCCCCATCACTACGCGCACCACCAGCAGGAGGCGGAAGAGGCTCCTGTCTCCAACCACCACCGCGAGGAGGGGCGGGGCGGCGAGGAGTGA